The window AATTCCCAACACTGTGAAATATTTTAGCTGCAGAAACCACGGTTCCATGCACCATTTCAGTCATAACCTCTACATCAATAGAAGACATATGTCCGTATTCAATTCCTTGTTGTAAGAAGTTGATAATAGGTTGGTAATGCTTTCTTTGTTCTTCTTTGGTTTCTTTTTGAATGAAAGGAGATTGAGCATATTGTTCCAAAAATTGAAATCGCAATCGATTATTTGCATAAAATGTAAATAATGCTGTCCAAATCGATTTAAAATCTTCTTCGAAACTGTTCCCACTTAGTTCAGCTGCTTGCATTGACTTTCCCATTTTTTCTTTTGATTCGGAATACAATGCTTCTAGCAGCACTTCTTTATTTTCAAAGTGATGATAGATGGTGCCAGCTGCAACTTTAGCCTTTTTGCTAATCATTGACATAGGGGTAGCATGAAAACCGTTTTCGGTTATCAACTCCAAAGTTGCTTGTAATATGAGTTCTCTTTTGTTCATCAGTGCAAATATACGAATGAATGTTCATTCGGCTTCAGGTTAAATGATTTTTTTTGAGAAAAATATGTAGACCACATAGTTTTGTCGATAAAACTAGTAAAGAGCCCTATAAGATGTTCAGTTTTCTCAGTTCGATTTACTTGAAGGTTATAATTTCTCTTTTAAGAATTCTGCAGTATGATTATTT is drawn from Marivirga arenosa and contains these coding sequences:
- a CDS encoding TetR/AcrR family transcriptional regulator, translated to MNKRELILQATLELITENGFHATPMSMISKKAKVAAGTIYHHFENKEVLLEALYSESKEKMGKSMQAAELSGNSFEEDFKSIWTALFTFYANNRLRFQFLEQYAQSPFIQKETKEEQRKHYQPIINFLQQGIEYGHMSSIDVEVMTEMVHGTVVSAAKIFHSVGNLNKSTVSDLANFAWKAVKK